The following nucleotide sequence is from Nycticebus coucang isolate mNycCou1 chromosome 8, mNycCou1.pri, whole genome shotgun sequence.
agctgggactacaggcgcccaccacaacgcccggctatttttttgttgcagtttggccagggctgggtttgaacccgccaccctcggtatatggggccggcgccctgctcactgagccacaggcgccgccccctggattcattttttaaaaacaccatgCTGGCCAAACAAAATATGTCTATAGGCCAAATCTAGGGTACCTTAACCCGGGATGGTTCCCTCTGTTCTGTGATGGTGAAACTGATCTATCCCATTTATTTTGCAGAGAACCTTGGGTTTCAGGTTTATCTATGCTGACATAGCAGCCATCACACTTCTCATGGAGAAAAACCTGGGAAAGCCCATGAGCCCTGGAAGGGCATCTCTGAAGGCTGGCCTTTATTTAGGAGGTAGTACCTGGTCCGGTCTGAGGCAgcgctgctgctgctactgctgctggaCTCAGAGTCTGAGCTGCTCCGGGGAAGGCTACAGTCATTACGGTATACCAAGAAACTCTTCTTCACTGGCTGGTTTCCACTGCTGAAGCCATTGGCTGGTAAATCTTGGTAGGGGGGAAGACGAGGAGAGAAGGAACCAGTCAGGAAGGTGTAGACTGGAGATGATTCAGAGTAAGAGGGACTTAGAGCTTTGGTTCTCTTCTGTACTGGAAAATTCTTCCAAGCCTGGCCAGCAGATCTAGCTCTGGGTAGTGTCTACCACAGtcagccccagctctgcccaccCCCTTTCTTCCCTTGGCAGTTCCTGGCCTTAGGACACAAATGGCTTAAAGAGCAGATCCCCAAGGAAGGTGAGAAGAGAAAAGGTGAAGCGATTCAATGGGGGCAGGAAGCGGGAACATGCCCTGGGTGGGAATATAGCTGGGTCAgtgtctctgggcctcagtttccctgactGTAAAATGAGTGGATTGGGATTAAAGGACTCCTAGGGTCCTCAGAGTTCTGTCTTCTATGGGCAAATAAAGAGATAGTTGGGAATATGTTGGAAGAATGGCAGGTTTTTTGCTCACTCTCTTGGGGGGCTGGGTGATGGTGAGGCTCACCCATTGGGGGGTCTTCTGTGGACTTATCACTGTCGCTGTCTGAGCTCGAACTAGGCCGGGGACTCCTACCCCGCTTGCGCTGACGCAGGGAGCCCATGATGGGGAGCTGGGGGGGCCCCACAGGACTGCCTCCGTGGCTGGGGGTCATCTGGCTCTCCCGGTTTTTGGGGGGCCGGCCCGGCCTCTTGGGCGGTCCAGCTGTCTTCGGGTTCTTTTTGGAGAACAGAACTGAGGTTCTCCTGCCCACCTCATGTGCGGGGGTTGAGGACATGTTGGGACCCAGGCctagagcagagaaagagagaaggagaattGGTGAAGGGCCTGATGTGAGAAGGGCAGATGTTCGAGGTCATGCCCTGGGCATACAGGACCATTGCTCCTGCTAGAGTTTGGGATAATTTGGGGGGCATGGAATTTGGAACATTAACTCTTACACAAATAGCCAGAGAGGCAGTTAAGAGGTCCCTGATTAGGGAATAAAGGAGAAAGTATAGCTAGCTGTGGAGGAGGGACCTCTGCCTGGGGGTGGCAGGGGCTTCCGGGTCTGCCTTCCTACGGGGTTCAGACCTTTGCTTGTCTCCTGGCTGCTGCTCTCCTCCGCAGCACTGTCAGTCTGCCCATCCTTGTCACAGGCTGCTGGGTGGGGTGTCAGACTACCCCGGCTCGAGGTGCCATGCCTCTCAGGCCCATCCCGTCCAGTCTCCCGCTGATGGGCAAGCTTCCGCCGCAGAGCTGTCATCTCCTTCTTGATCATCTTTGCACGCCGTGAGCGGCCCACACTCTGCTTGCTGGCATTCACCTTATCCAGCCGCTCCAACAGCAACTTCAGCTGCTCTTCCACGGGCAGGTGCTTTTGGTTCTCCAGCAGAACCAGCCGCTCTTCCTCTGCTACTAGGGATAGGGTTGGGAGGAAAAGCTCAGATTCAGGGAAGCCCTCTGAGCCCCTTGAACCTGGGCAGGCAGCAAGAAACCCACTCTTCCCCCTTGGCTTCTCAGAAAGAACAGCTGTAAATCAGCACCAAGATGCGGAATGACAGGCACTGCTATCTATTCACCAGTATGGCTTCTATGGGGGATTCCCGGGGCTAGCTTGCCACTGCTCAGCCTAGCTCCTTTCTGCCTACCATGCCTACTCCCGGGAAGGGACTTCTGGAAAGCTGTCCATCCCTGCCATTGGcctctcgtgtgtgtgtgtgtgtgtgtgtgtgtgagagagacacatCACCCACCATCTTCAGTGTGGCGCGAGGCCTCATCTCCAGCCAGGCTGTGGGGGATATGCATGCCCGTCTCAAAGTCAATGCCCATTTTTTCTGCCTGGCGCCGGGCCTGGCGGAGCACAGCACCACCCTGCTCACGCAGCCGCACTGCTGCTCGGTAGAAGATGGTGTCCTTGGCATTATATTTGAGGCAGTTGCTGACGATGAGGTTGAAGTCCTCCTCAAAATCATCAAAGTTCAGGTAGCGGTAAGCCTCCAAGTTCTGCTTCATGGTGAAAAAGTCCATGGGCTTTTTGATATGGTCTAGGTAGTCAGGTACCTGGGAGAGCAGGGCGGGTGTGTCTAAGTGGAGATACGTCCTTCAGTCCCCCAGACCTTGCTCCTAACAAGTCCCCATGAAATGCATCCAGCAACCTCCTCCCACCACAGTTAGAGGCAGGCATATAGCACAGGGGAAAGGAAAGCTAGATTCTACTCCTGACTTTACCAGTCACAAGCTGTGACCTTGGCAAGtcttttaacctctctgagccttcttttcttctcctgggaaGTAGTGGTGAAAGTACAGCCAAATCTATCTCCTAGAGCTGCGTGAGACTTCAGTAAGAAAATGGCTAGGGGAATCCTCTGGAAAAGACACCACAATGCTTTCCTATAGCTCTTTTAATTTACTTATCAGTAAGACTTATACACAAAGCTGCTGCTTCAGGCCTCTAATTTTATACCTTTTAGATAGAAGAGTCTGTCAGTCAGGACCTAGGGCTTCAGAGCTGGTTCTTTAGGTGCTGAGCCTTCTAAAGTCTCCGTTCTAGGATTCAGCACCCCCAAAGTGTCTTCCTGCCCTAGGATTATTCATTTGGCAAAACTCAGTCCCTGCCTCTGGGGAAGGAGTGCAGATTGCCTCCCAATGTGGGCCCTTGGGGTGTGACAGGAGTAAGACAGAATCTAGGTGATACATGTGGCTTCAGTTTATCCTGCCCCAAAGCCGCCGCCAGCCCCTCTCTTCAAGGTTCCCACCTAGTCCCTGGCCCAGACCTGCAGCAGGGGTCCAACtgggagaggaacagaaagaaggtGGAGTGAGGGGAAGGGATTCTTACTTCGTCCAATTCGGTTACCTCAGACAGAGGGACCGGCTCGCTGAAGATGTTGCCCGTGTCCTTCTCTTGGAGCTGCTCTAAGGTTTTGCGAAGGAGGATGAGGAAAGGGGTCAGCTGCATCTCCATGGCAATCTGCTGGACCTTGATCTGACAGAAAAAAGGCTCGATGAGCCAGACCCAATCCAGTCCTTTGAGACAGATGTCTGAGATGGTCCCAGCTTGGGAACGTGCCTTCTTTCCCACAACCACAGCTGGGTGTACTCACTCAGGTCTGCCTTCTACAAGGCCCCACCCAACAAAACTTGTTCCAAAGACTCTTCCCTTTCTTCACACTCCCTGCACCGGCCACCTGTGTCACATTACTTCGGATTCCGTTCATACTCTCCTGTGCTTCCAGCGGGCCTGAAAGCATGCTGATCCCTAGGAGCTCTAACCCCAGCACTGTTGCTTCCCGGCTGGGCACACacttttccttttcctgggtCTGTTTTCTCCTGTATGAAATAGAGCTGGCCCAGCAGCACTCACCGTTTCCCTTTTGAGTTTCTCCCGCTTGCGGATCAATTCCACCAGGAGCCGAGCTCGCTCCAGGTCATGCCGGAGCCGCTGCCAGGACTTGAGCTGTTCTTTGAGGGCCCAGTTCTTATCCTCAGAATCTCTCTGTAGAGGTATAAAGGAGGATCAGGAGACAATAAGAGAGCCAGAGGAAAggccagaggggaggagagaaccCAGGAAACTTGGGTCAAGGGCAGGCCCAGCCAAGGGAGGGAGCACAGTAATTTCTTGGTAGCTCCTTAACCTACGTGTCCCCAGAGCCTGGGTTAAAGTAGATGACTGGtatgtgtttgttgaatgaataaataaacacataagaaCAATTTTCCAACGAGCTGATAATCTATAAGCATTTCATGCTGAGCCTGGTTTGAGGGGTAGCTTAAAGGAGGAAATAGCCTATGACCCCTGAAACCAGAAGCTTTGGTTGAAAATCTCAGTCCTTATCTCCCTGGCCTTAGTTCCCAGGGGCCTCATTCTGGGAATGAGGAATTTGACACAGTACCCCAACTTGGTCACAGTTCCTCTGAGACTGCAGGTGTGTCTGCAGGCGACGTAGCAGTGGGACCCCATTCCGTGACTGCCGCTTCAGTGTCCAATAGCTGTGCAGCCTCTGCATGAACTGGCTCTTTCTTTGGATAGTCAGGCGGTTGGTGATTTTACTGAGCCTGGGATTCAGGGAACAAAGAGAAAACCTGTTGGGCCATGATTCTCTTAAGTGGATCAGGGATATCTGGCCAGTGAAAGTCCTGAATTGAGAAAAGGGGAAACAGGTCTCTTTGTCAAAAAGGCCTGGGACTCTGGGCTTAAATGAAAGAAGAGTGAAGTGGTGCCACCAATGCCACTGCAGTAGACAGGACACCGAGCTCCCAGCACTAAGCCAGACCCTAACCCTGCACACCAGGGTCAGGGAGTTATGCCCCTCGGACTGCTCTAGTCATCACAACCCATGGTACTAACTGACCTGGGATTCCCACTCAAACCAAACCTGTGAAGGTTTTTAGATGAAGCACAATTGTATAGCAGAAACCTATAGTAAATTAAATAATCAGTACAAGAGAAGTAAAAATAACAGGTGACAACAGCCCACATTAGTGGCAGTAATCATTTCCCAACTTCTTGAGTGTTCCCTTCCCCCCTTTtcattctatttctcttttcatagTGAGATCATTTTTTCCATTGTAGCTGttccattctctttcttcctatCAAAAGATGAAGGGCAGTTTAAAACACCTGACAGGTACGCCAGATAAAGATCAACATTTCTGGCTCTTAATGTGAAAAGTCAAGCGACCTGTTAAGATTAACTTCTTTTGGaatttggtggggtttttttttttttactcctgaAGAAGAAAACCTACACTGCCATTCCACTGAGGGGGCTGTCAGGTCCTCTCCAGAAAGGCTGCTTCTTCCCTCACTTGCCTGTCATCTGCTTCCCACATACCTGTGTGGTGGGATACAGGGCACTGACACCACAGGTGCTGCTGCCCGCTTCTCTGCCAGAATTTTCCGCGCCTTCTTCATCTTGATCCGGGACTTGGCCTTGGCCTTCTTGACCTTCTCTGAGCTCCAGCCCttaccctcctcctcctcttcatcctcctcctcctcaccctcacTGTGGGATAGGGCGGGCAGGCGGCGCGCCGAACCTGGGGGTGTGTGGATGTCGCAGTACGCTGTCTTTCGGACACTGAAGGAGGTGCCGTTGGCACCTGTCTCCCGCACAGGCTCCATCTTCATGTAAAGGCCAGCCTGCTGGGCGCATGTCACATGGAAGGCCGTGTAGCAGTTGGCTTTGTGGCACTGGATGCAGGCCCCTGAACCCCGCTGTTTGCAAATGTAGCACGTGAGCTTCCAGCGAGCTGGTGGGATGTGCTCAATGCTGTCAATAGGCTCCAGGAAGACTGTGTTGGCAAAGCAGACCTCAGGGATCCACAAGGCACACACCACATGGGCCCAGCGCCCGTCATCTGTCTGCTTGAAGGCACCACCCTTGTTGGGGCACAGGGCACAGTCCACAGCACGGGAGGGTGACTGTAGGCAACGGCGGCACAGCCACTGGCCCTCAGGGATATAGGGGACACCGTAGCACTCCTGGTGCACGGCCAGGTTGCACATGTCACAGAAGAGGATGACGTTGCTGTTCTGGCACTCACCATCATTGCAGATACAGCAAACAGCATCCTCATCCACTAGTGCATTGGGGTCACCTTTATTGTGACTCTCAAAGTAGGACTCCTTTTCTAGCCGGTCCATTAGGTACTCAAAGATCTCCTGAGGGATGGGACTCACACCCTCTGTCTTCCGACGCTCATTCATGATATCCAGCCAGATGTAGTCCTCCTCATCCATGTCATATTCTACTTCCTCATCTAGTTCCTCTGCAGACTTTTCGATGTACCTGTAGTGCAGACAGGGAGTTCAGAATCACATGGCTGAGATTTCCCTCCCTCAATGACAATGAGTCGTTATTTGTCACCAAGCACTTATTGTGTTCCTGTACCTATAGTGTGTTGTCCCATTTCATTCTCGCCTTAACCCCAGGTACCATAGACAACGATAATCGCTCCTGTTTTCCAGGAAAGGACACTTAAGGCTTGGAGAGGTTAATGCACCTAAACCAGCTCACTTGTGAGCAAGGGAGAGCTGGAATGtgagcccaggcctgctacaccAAAGCTTGTATCCTGGCTGCTAGATGACTCTACCTCCCTAGGTTGCAGAAGCTCAGTCAGACTCTTCTGGAGGGGGCTGGGGGGCAGCTAGGACCCGTTGGGATGGTCTGGATATGGTACAAAGAATCTGGGGAAGAAGGATGTCACCGGAAAATTATATATGTAGCATGAGTCATTTCAGCACCAGCTGGCAGAGCCTTGACTAAAGCTGCCGTAGGTTTTCTCTTAGCTGGTGCCATGATCAGTTCAGAGCTCCATCAAACTCTTGGTATTGTTTCTTCTCTGGATAGCCTTGGAAGAGAATTTTAACAGCTAagatttactgagcatttactatgagccaggcattgtgctaagtttTTCTTACCAGAGCCATAGGGTTAGTGTTCTTACTGTCCTCATTTTGTgggtaaaaaaatggaaactttgagATGTTAATTAACTCTCCAATACAGATAGGTTACACAACCAGGGAGTAGCAGAGTTGGACGCATTCACCCTCCAGCCCTCTAGTACTCTGTGGGCTGAGGCCTGGTGTGGAGGACTGCTCCAAGGACCTGTGGTACATAGCAGGTTCCCCATGCCCGTGTCATCCCTAGTTGGCCTGAGCTCTGGCATTGTAAACTACAGCGTAGAAAAGAAAGTATGAGGACTCAAGCTCCTCACAAACTTGAATTTAAATCTTGCGTCTATCACTTTGTGACTTTTAGGACATCACTATTCTTCTCCGACCAAATCTCAGTTTTtgtgatgaaagaaatgaagatgtTACCTTCTCATAAAAGTGTGTCAGGACTGCATGGAATGACAGAAATTAATGGGTTAAATCAAGTAACATACAGCAAGTCCTAGATAAACATTAGTTCtgatctttcctctctcctttccatgTGGGAGATCGAGCTCCGGGTGCTACGGCAGGCCAAGTGCCCCCAGGTTCTGGGCAATACTTCCTGGGTTCTGTATGACAGTGGGAAGTAAGCTAAGCTCTTTGGGCTTTGGGTTCCTCCTCTGTGAAGTGGTAACGCTAATTAGAATCTATCTTACATAGCTGTTGTGAGCATTAACTGAGTTAATATGGTGAAGTGCTTCGAACAGTGCCTGATGGGGAACACTCAATGAATGTTAAACTTACTAGATCTTGTACAGCCCTTATCCATGTTCCTTGCAGTATAGCTATTTACGTGTCGAACTCCTCCACTACAGGATAGAGGCAGGCATCGTATCTGATTTCACTACACAGATGTAGGCTTCTCCTGGTCACATGAAAGGCATTTTGAGGTGATGGTACAAGGGAGGGAGAGACTGAAACACTCAGTAGGAAGCAGCAGTTTTTTCCCTAGCCTTTTACCTCTTCCCCAAGGTGACTGCAACCTCTGTATCTCTGAACAAGGGTATGACTCAGAGGTAGTGTGAACCATCTGGCTCCTTGCAGGCCTTGGCGTCAGCTCTGCTGGAGCACCAATTCTCACCTCTTCTCTGCCATGACACACATGACATTATGTGATGGTGCATCACATACTCCCACAGGCACCCAGATTATAGACTGCAGCGCAGATAAGGCAGGCTGCATGCCACGCGCAAATCCTGGCACTCCAGCTGACAAGCCACACTATCGCAATCTCTTCAGGGAAGCAAATcagaaggcaagaaagaaaaagtgatggTATTGGAGAGATGACCTTGAAGCTtatcaaatttatataaaaagtaaatcatTTCCAAAATTGGGGCAGTTTAGCTAACCATGGTAACAAAGTACACGGAACATAACCTCCTAACTGGTCACAGCACACCAACTCAGAACTCCCCTGGAGAACAGATCTGATACCCATGAGCAAAGAGTGAATCTGagtggagggaagaagaaaatgtgCTGGTCTGGGCTGCCTGTTAGAGCAGCAAGAGAGTTAAGCAACTGGGAGGGAAGAGAGGCTGAGGGATAGTCCGTGCACTGGCCGTGGGGGTTGGGGGTAGAGGGTGAGTGGACATAGCAGTCAGCGctaacagaaaagagaaagagacagtgtAAAGCCAGAGGGCGTAGAGTTAGGCTAAACAGATGAAAGATCAAAGAGAGGAGGGAGACTGGCTAAAACTCGTAAGAGAAGAAAATCACGTAGTGGGCCATACTGCTTGTCTTACTGcaaacttgccttttttttttttttgtagagatagtctcaatttattgccctcggtggagtgccatggcgtcacacagctcacagcaacctccaactcctgggcttaggtgattctcttgcctcagcctccggagcagctgggactacaggcgcccgccacaacacccggctatttttttgttgcagttcagccagggccaggttcgaacctgtcaccctcagtatatggggccagcaccctactcactgagccgcaggcagtGCCCTGCAGATTTGCTTTTAAAGAACTGAAttttaggtggtgcctgtggctcaaaggagtagggcgccggtcccatacactacaggtggtgggttcaaacccagtcctggccaaaaactgcaaaaaaaaaaggaattgaattttattatatatgctgcattttttttttgagacagagtctatgttgccctgggtagagtgtcgtggtgtcacagctcacagcaacctcaaattcgtggacctaagtgattctctcgctcagcctcccaagtagctgggattacaggcacccaccacagcacctggctactttttggttgtagttgtcattgttgtttggcgggcccaggctggattcgaacctgccagctctagtgtatgtggatggcaccctagtcactgtgctacaggcaccgagctataTATGGCACTTTTGGttaagtcattttctttctttctttcttttttttttaggacagagtctcactttgtcgcccttggtagagtgctgtggcgtcatagctcacagcgacctccagctcttggccttagggaattctcttgcctcagcctcccgagtagctgggactacaggtgcccgtcataaCGCCAggcgattttttggttgcagtttggccggggctgggcttgaacccatcacccccagtacatggggccagcaccccactcactgagccacgggtacCGCCCGGTAAAaactcattttcatttaaaagccTTTATGACAAATTCCTCTCAGAGATCAGGCCTTCTGATTAGTTGACAACAAAGGCTGctgtttttcttgcagtttttgacaggggctgggtttagaacccaccacctccggcatatggggctggcgccctactcctttgagccacaggcgcctcccacaaagGCTGCTGTTTAACTAACTCATCCGAACGCTCTCTTCGCCTTGGTTTTTGTACCATTCCACAGCAAGGGTTGTTGCAGGTCGTTTCCTGCCCCCATCCTTTTATCTTTTACCTCATGTCAAAGGAATTTAGCTGTATTATACCTACATTTTGAAGAAGCCACTGTGACTAACTTTTGGGAGgagtacaaagaaaaaattaaatgaaataaataaaaaggccaCTGGAGGAGCACAAAacataaacaatgaaaatactgtTTAAACATACTAAAGGATGGatgacaaaaacagaaaaaaaaaaaaaaaaatgggaaaattactTCCGCAGATTTACACACTGCTTTTCAGACCTTACGAGATCAGTGACCCAAGCCGTCCATCAGTAGACAGGCAGAGGGATACTGTATCTACAGATGGGGTCACTAGAACACCAGAAGCTGGATGCATTGCTCAAAGCCACAGAGTAGAGGGAGGAATTAGAAACAGGATTTTTTGAAGTGTTGGGAGTCTGagggacctgggtttgaatcccggTTCAGCTGTCCACTGGCATGTGACTTTAGATAAAGTCTGGCACCCTTTCTTGACCATGGTTTCCTTATTTGTGAAATAAGAATATCTACCTGAAAGAGTTGTGAGAATAAAATAATGACTATTAAACGTTGAATGCAGGGCCTGGCATGTAGCAGCGTGGAGCCAAGTACCATTCCTCTTACTGCTCTGACAGGGGAGgtgctcttttcctttttttgtttttttagacagagtctcactctgtcactgaggctagagtgccatggcctcagcctagctcacagcaacctcaagctcctgggctcgagcaatcttcctgcctcagcctcctaagtagctgggactataggtgcgtgtctccaggcctggctaatttttctatttttctaaagacagagtcgtgctttgctcaggctggtctcaaactccttacctcaagtgatcctcctgtcttggccacCCAGAGCACTAGGaacataggtgtgagccaccgcagcTGGTGTCTCTTACTACCCTTTATGCCTATCACTTTCCTATCAGTGTTTGTCACCTGTCTTCTGAGCCCTGCAGGAGCAGTTTTCCAAAGTTGGGAGGTAGAGGTGGCCTTACCGGTAATAGGAAGTTGGCCGGGGTGGGGCATCAGGGGTGTCCTGCTCCAGCTCCCGATAGACCACCTCTGGCAGCTTGGGAGTGGTGCTTGCAGAAgcattgtggtggtggtggtggttagaGTCCTTGCGCTTGTCTTTATTCTTATGCTTGCCTGACTTGGGAGTAGTAGCCGGTGTCTCAGTGTTCTCCTTGTTACTACCATTCTCAGGGGCCTCCTCAGGGGCTTCCTCATCCTCTGACACCACATCCAGGTTGTCAAAGATGCTGATACGGTGGACACGGCCATGCAGGTCCACCTCCACCATGCGCTGGGCCTGTGCGTAGTTCATCACCTCACGGCCTGGTGACTGTGATACCTCTGAGGGGCTGGGCGACTGCTTGTTGGCTGGGCGTGACTGGCGCCCCTTCTTCTTATGCTTCCGGAGTGGAGTCTGCTGCGGGGGTGGTGGATTGTCGTGGTCATAGTGGTACAGGTGGTACTCAATACCACTGTAACTCTTGTAGACCTTGCGGCAGGTCTCCACAGGGCACTCATATGGTGGTTTAGTTGCCCGCAAGTTGTGGCAGAAAGTCTTCACGTCAAAGTCCACCCCCATGCTGTCACATCTAGAATACACAGATCAGTTAGCCTAGGCCTGGGGAAGAGTTCCTGGTTAGAGACCCCACTATCTCCCAGTCTCCGTCCAGTCTACTTCCACAGTGTCTCCAAATGCCGTCTCCTCTACCGTTGTCCTGATCTGGGCCCTCATCACCACTTGCCTGGCAACCTGTCCTGTATCTCAACTCCTCTGGCCTAATCTCACACAATGCAGCCACAATGCATTTCTACTAAGTGGTAACGATCACGCCCGTCTCTTGACTAAAAGCCTCCTGATGTTCCCTAAATTCTTTAGGATAATATCCAATTGACAATCAAGAAGTGCCTTTCTAGATTCTTTTTACCAGTTACAACTGTTTCTGTCTACACAGGGCAACTTGCTATTCCCTGAATATTTTAACCTCTCATTCCTGCAGAATGGTTATCTATTCGGAATGCCCTCCATACTCTCTGATTGGTGGGCTCCAGGCCTTCTTTAAAACCCAGCTGAAATGTTACTTCTGTTATGATTCGACTCTCTCACGGGAAGCTGTGTTTCCACAGCATTCCTTTCTCACCTCCACCACAGTCCTTACCGTAAGTTTTTTGTCACTTCTCTTTAGACTGGGAGCCGTGCAATACAAAGAACAGAGCCT
It contains:
- the BRPF1 gene encoding peregrin isoform X1; protein product: MGVDFDVKTFCHNLRATKPPYECPVETCRKVYKSYSGIEYHLYHYDHDNPPPPQQTPLRKHKKKGRQSRPANKQSPSPSEVSQSPGREVMNYAQAQRMVEVDLHGRVHRISIFDNLDVVSEDEEAPEEAPENGSNKENTETPATTPKSGKHKNKDKRKDSNHHHHHNASASTTPKLPEVVYRELEQDTPDAPPRPTSYYRYIEKSAEELDEEVEYDMDEEDYIWLDIMNERRKTEGVSPIPQEIFEYLMDRLEKESYFESHNKGDPNALVDEDAVCCICNDGECQNSNVILFCDMCNLAVHQECYGVPYIPEGQWLCRRCLQSPSRAVDCALCPNKGGAFKQTDDGRWAHVVCALWIPEVCFANTVFLEPIDSIEHIPPARWKLTCYICKQRGSGACIQCHKANCYTAFHVTCAQQAGLYMKMEPVRETGANGTSFSVRKTAYCDIHTPPGSARRLPALSHSEGEEEEDEEEEEGKGWSSEKVKKAKAKSRIKMKKARKILAEKRAAAPVVSVPCIPPHRLSKITNRLTIQRKSQFMQRLHSYWTLKRQSRNGVPLLRRLQTHLQSQRNCDQVGRDSEDKNWALKEQLKSWQRLRHDLERARLLVELIRKREKLKRETIKVQQIAMEMQLTPFLILLRKTLEQLQEKDTGNIFSEPVPLSEVTELDEVPDYLDHIKKPMDFFTMKQNLEAYRYLNFDDFEEDFNLIVSNCLKYNAKDTIFYRAAVRLREQGGAVLRQARRQAEKMGIDFETGMHIPHSLAGDEASRHTEDVAEEERLVLLENQKHLPVEEQLKLLLERLDKVNASKQSVGRSRRAKMIKKEMTALRRKLAHQRETGRDGPERHGTSSRGSLTPHPAACDKDGQTDSAAEESSSQETSKGLGPNMSSTPAHEVGRRTSVLFSKKNPKTAGPPKRPGRPPKNRESQMTPSHGGSPVGPPQLPIMGSLRQRKRGRSPRPSSSSDSDSDKSTEDPPMDLPANGFSSGNQPVKKSFLVYRNDCSLPRSSSDSESSSSSSSSAASDRTSTTPSKQGRGKPSFSRGTFPEDSSEDTSGTENEAYSVGTGRGVGHSSKYPRPRPGMLGTHCQGLASPPAADPPPLSHSCEVVRKSLGRGAGWLSEDEDSPLDALDLVWAKCRGYPSYPALIIDPKMPREGMFHHGVPIPVPPLEVLKLGEQMTQEAREHLYLVLFFDNKRTWQWLPRTKLVPLGVNQDLDKEKMLEGRKSNIRKSVQIAYHRALQHRSKVQGEQSSETSDSD
- the BRPF1 gene encoding peregrin isoform X5, whose product is MGVDFDVKTFCHNLRATKPPYECPVETCRKVYKSYSGIEYHLYHYDHDNPPPPQQTPLRKHKKKGRQSRPANKQSPSPSEVSQSPGREVMNYAQAQRMVEVDLHGRVHRISIFDNLDVVSEDEEAPEEAPENGSNKENTETPATTPKSGKHKNKDKRKDSNHHHHHNASASTTPKLPEVVYRELEQDTPDAPPRPTSYYRYIEKSAEELDEEVEYDMDEEDYIWLDIMNERRKTEGVSPIPQEIFEYLMDRLEKESYFESHNKGDPNALVDEDAVCCICNDGECQNSNVILFCDMCNLAVHQECYGVPYIPEGQWLCRRCLQSPSRAVDCALCPNKGGAFKQTDDGRWAHVVCALWIPEVCFANTVFLEPIDSIEHIPPARWKLTCYICKQRGSGACIQCHKANCYTAFHVTCAQQAGLYMKMEPVRETGANGTSFSVRKTAYCDIHTPPGSARRLPALSHSEGEEEEDEEEEEGKGWSSEKVKKAKAKSRIKMKKARKILAEKRAAAPVVSVPCIPPHRLSKITNRLTIQRKSQFMQRLHSYWTLKRQSRNGVPLLRRLQTHLQSQRNCDQVGRDSEDKNWALKEQLKSWQRLRHDLERARLLVELIRKREKLKRETIKVQQIAMEMQLTPFLILLRKTLEQLQEKDTGNIFSEPVPLSEVTELDEVPDYLDHIKKPMDFFTMKQNLEAYRYLNFDDFEEDFNLIVSNCLKYNAKDTIFYRAAVRLREQGGAVLRQARRQAEKMGIDFETGMHIPHSLAGDEASRHTEDVAEEERLVLLENQKHLPVEEQLKLLLERLDKVNASKQSVGRSRRAKMIKKEMTALRRKLAHQRETGRDGPERHGTSSRGSLTPHPAACDKDGQTDSAAEESSSQETSKGLGPNMSSTPAHEVGRRTSVLFSKKNPKTAGPPKRPGRPPKNRESQMTPSHGGSPVGPPQLPIMGSLRQRKRGRSPRPSSSSDSDSDKSTEDPPMDLPANGFSSGNQPVKKSFLVYRNDCSLPRSSSDSESSSSSSSSAASDRTSTTPSKQGRGKPSFSRGTFPEDSSEDTSGTENEAYSVGTGRGVGHSMVRKSLGRGAGWLSEDEDSPLDALDLVWAKCRGYPSYPALIIDPKMPREGMFHHGVPIPVPPLEVLKLGEQMTQEAREHLYLVLFFDNKRTWQWLPRTKLVPLGVNQDLDKEKMLEGRKSNIRKSVQIAYHRALQHRSKVQGEQSSETSDSD